The Jeotgalibacillus haloalkalitolerans region TGAACATTCTTCCTTTTGTAGAAAACTGGGCGTTACCCGAGATCTTTCTTTCTCCGACAAGCAGATCGTTTCTTCCTTTCAGCTCTGCGGGAACTCCAATTTGTTTCAGTGCATCTACAACCGGCTCAGTGAACTTCTGGAAGTTGTGAAAGCTTTCGCCGTCGTCTTTTGTGATAAAGCTGAAGTTCAGGTTACCAAGGTCATGATACACAGCCCCTCCACCTGAAAGTCTGCGAACGACCTGGATATTATTTTTTTCAACGTAGTCTGTATTAATTTCTTCTATTGTATTCTGATTTTTCCCTATGATGATAGATGGCTTATTAATATAGAATAATAGATAGGATTCCTCTTCAACATTTAAGTTTTTCAGTGCGTATTCTTCAATCGCAAGGTTAATTTTTGGATCTGTAATGCCTTTATTATCGATAAATAACATGTGATTTTCCTCCCTGGTATGTAATCGTTAAGCCTGATGATGCCAGCAGTGCTTCGCCGCTGTAAATTTCCTGCGCTTCTTCAAGCAGCTGGTTCAGATCGCCGAAATGTGGCAGATGGCTCAAGATCAATGTTTTTACTCCCGCCCTGTGCGCGATCTCTGCAGCTTCAGTACTGGTCATGTGCCCTGCACCTGATGCATCCATCCCCTTATAAAAGTTAGACTCGGCAATCAGCAGGTCCGCATCTTTTGCAAAAGGAACAAATGAGTCCTGGTAAGCAGAGTCCGCTGTAAATACCATCGTACCTGACTGACTCTCAATCCGTACAGCATAACACGGCACCGGATGGGTTGTTTTTAAAAAGGTGATTGTAAAAGGGCCGATTTCAAGTGACTGTTCAGGATCATAAGGCTCACTGCTCATCTGTTCCTTATATGCAAGCATCTCAAAGCCCTGCCTGTCTTCAGTATGTCCGAAAGCTTTTACGTTGAAATCTTTATTTTGTAAAAAGTGCTGAATTAAAAGCGCATGATGAAGCACACCAATATCAGCTGTATGATCTGCATGATAATGAGTAATCAGCATGGCATCAAGTTCTTCCGGCGCAATATAACGCTGAAGCTGTGCTAGTACACCACTGCCACAATCAAGTAACAGCTTGTAATTGTCTTCTTCAATTAAATAGCCGGTACTCGCTTCTCCTTCAGCGGGATAGCCTCCCCAAAAACCCACAACGGTTACCTGCATGACAAAAGCCTCCTCTAATGCGTTTTCTACCTCTTACTATACTTCAAAAAAATTTTCTTTTCACTTATATTCTTTTTTTCAGAATATTCCTTGACTTTTATTCAACTGTTATAATACAATACATATAACAACAAATTAGTACTATAACAAAACATAAAAGAGAGGCTGATGAACATGCTTGAAAACGTAATGGAATTTTTCAGAAATCTACCGCCAAAGAAATGTGCATCTTGTGGAGAACATATGGAAGAGCAGGCTGAAGCTTACACAACTGTATGTAATAAATGTGCAGGAACACAATAAAAAAAGCGCCGATCGGCGCTTTTTTTATTGTTGTATATAATTTAGTGCTTTATATGCTGCTGCTTCACCCTGGTCAATACAATCGGGCAGTCCGATTCCATCATAGGATGCCCCTGCAAGATATACACCCGGATAACTTTTCTCAAGTCCGGCTCTGACATCAGCCATTCTCTCTCTGTGACCGACTGTATACTGAGGCATTGCCTTTTTCCAGCGTGTAACGATTGTAAATTCAGGAGTGTTTTTTACCTTGATGATTTTGTTCAGATCATCTATCACAATTTTTTCAATTTGATCATCAGACAGATCCACGACTGTTTCATCCCCTGCACGGCCAACGTAGCATCTGAGCAGTACTTTGCCATCAGGTACCGTATGAGGCCATTTCCGGTGTGTCCAGGTACATGCTGTAATGGTGTAGTCACTGTTCCTTGACACTACAAACCCCGTACCGTCCAGAATATCCTCTACATCACCCTGATCAAAGGCCATTGCTACGGTTGCAACAGATGTAGCCGGCACCTCTTCGATCTGATTCATCAGTCCGGATTCCGAGAACACAGCACCAGCTGTAAAGTGAGGCACAGTGAAAATGACTGAGTCAGCTTCAATTTCGGCTCCACTGTTCAAAGTTAGTGTATATCGTTCACCACGGCTGATTGATTCAACTTTTGTACCCTTCAGAATCTCACAATCTGATAACAATGTTTCCAGTTTCACAACAAGTGATTCAAGACCTGAAGACAGCGTCAAAAACATACTTTGCTTTTTATCACCGGGCTTTCTTTTTGCAGCCGGAGACGTCTTTTTCATTCCCGCAATCAGACTTTTGTGATCCTGTTCAAGCTTGCCATATTGCGGGAAAGTTGACTGAAGACTGATCTGATCGATGTCCCCTGCATAAATCCCTGATAAAAGAGGTTCAATCAGGTTTTCCACAACCTCATTTCCAAGTCTTCTTCTGAAAAACGTTCCTAGAGACTGGTCCTGCTGATGATTTGATTTAGGAAGCACAAAATCTCCTGCAGCTCTCAGCTTACCAGTCAGCGAAATCAGATCTGTAATCAAAAAAGGTCTAATTTGAGTGGGAATCCCCATAATTGCGCCGCCTGGCATCGGGTGCAGCTTATCATTCACCAGAATAAATGCCTGACCTGTTGCATTTGGAACAAGTTTGTCATCAAGGCCAACGTCTTTGATCAGTCGTCCCATGCTTTTCTTACGCTCAAGAAATGAGTCAGGACCACGTTCAATCACAAACCCATCCTTGACGACCGTCTGGATTTTACCGCCGAGACGGTGGTTTGCCTCAATGATTGTAATGTCTGCATCCAGCTGCTCGTTATTTATTTTTTCCTGTGCCCGGTATGCAGCGGCAAGACCTGTGATCCCGCCGCCTACAATAACAATTTTCCGCTTTGACTGTGTCACAGTAATCATCACTTTCTGTAAACTGGATTTTCAATAAAATTGAATATCAATTATCCTAATGTCTTCATTACTTTATCGACCATTGCGTCAATAAATAATGGCTGTGTGTTCGGCATTTCAGGACGGAAGTAGTCAGCTCCGATTTCATCTGTCACAACTTTACATTCGTAGTCGTTGTCATAAAGTACTTCCAGGTGGTCAGATACGAATCCTACTGGTGTGTAGACAAATGCTGTGTAACCGTGCTGTTCGTGCAGATCCTTTGTGAGATCCTGAACGTCCGGTCCGATCCATGGATCAGGTGTGTTTCCTTCACTCTGCCAGCCGATTTCGTAATTTTTAACGCCTGCCTGCTGTGCAATCAGGTCCGCAGTTTCCTTCAGCTGGTCAGGGTATGGGTCGCCGCCTGCAAGGATTTTTTCAGGTAAGCTGTGTGCAGAGACAATCAGTACTGCTTTTTCACGCTGCTCATCTGTCATGCCATCAAAAGTTTCTTTTACTTTTTCAGACCAGTACTGAATGAATTTCGGCTCATCGTACCAGCTTTCAATAGAAGTAATAGACGGTCCGCCGATTTCTTCAGAGCGGTCTTTGGCACGCTTGTTGTAAGATTTTACGCTGTAAGATGAGAAGTGTGGTGCAAGAACGATTGATACAGCTTCTTCAATCCCATCTTTTTTCATTTCATCCACCGCATCCTCTACAAACGGCTCAATATGTTTCAGACCAAGATACATTACAAATTCAATGTCATCCTGCGCTTCATTCAAGCGTGCAGTCAGGGCATTGGCCTGCTCTTCTGTGATACGTGCCAGCGGTGAAATCCCGCCAATCGCATTGTAACGGTCTCTCAGGTCTTCAAGTAACTCTTCAGACGGCTTTCTGCCGCGTCTGATATGTGTGTAATAACGCTCAAGATCGTCTTCTGAATATGGTGTACCATAAGCCATCACAAGAAGTCCCATTTTTTTCTTTGACATTTCTACTCCACCTCATTAGCTAAATTTGTGCTTCTCTTCTTTTGTAGCAAACAAACCTGTAAGCTACCATTTATCTGCTTTATCAATGTGTTAGCGGGCAGTATATTCCTGTACAAATGCTGTCAGCTTTTTCAATGTGTCAGGCTGTACTTCAGGGAATACCCCGTGACCAAGGTTAAAGATATGTCCCGGGTGCTTCATGCCAGCATCTAAAATTGGCTTTACATGCTTTTCAATGATATCCCAGTCGCAAAGTAACAGTGATGGATCCAGGTTACCCTGAACTGTTTTAGTTACGCCTTTTGCACGTGCTTCTTCTATTGATAATCTCCAGTCGAGGCCGACGACATCAAGCGGCAGGTCGTTCCAGTCTTTTGCCAGATGCGCTGCACCGACACCATGCATGATCAGCGGGATGTTAAGCTCTTTTAAAGCTGCAAAGATTTTTTCCATATGCGGTTTAATATAAGTGCGGTAATCCTGAACATTTAATGTCCCAACCCATGAATCAAACAGCTGAATCGTTCCCGCTCCCGCTTTCACCTGAGCAGTAGTATAACGGATCGTTGTTTCAGCAAGCTTGTCCATTAATGCATGCCATGCAACCGGCTCCTGATACATAAATGCTTTTGTCTTATGATAATTTCTTGAAGGGCCGCCTTCGATCATATAACTCGCAAGTGTAAACGGCGCACCGCCAAAGCCGATCAGCGGAACGTTCAATTGTTCAGTTGTCAGTAATTTAATCGTATCAAGCACGTAAGGAACATCCTCTTCCGGCTCAATCATCCCAAGCTTTTCAATATCCTGAACAGACTTGATCGGATTATGAATGACAGGACCAATGCCTGATTTGATTTCCACATCAACACCGATTGCAGGAAGCGGCGTCATAATGTCTTTATATAGGACTGCTGCGTCAACGCCATAGTTTTCGACCGGCAGTCTTGTCACATAGGCACAAAGCTCCGGCTGAAGCGTAATTTCGAATAAAGAATACTTCTCTTTAATTGCGCGGTATTCAGGCTGGGAGCGCCCCGCCTGTCTCATATACCAGACAGGAGTGTGCGTGACTTTCTCTCCTCTTGCTGCCTTTAAAAACGTATCGTTAAATGAACTCATAATGAGTGTGATCCACCTTTCAAATGTGCTATTTCTTTTACATTAATCTGCTAAATTTCTTCGCTCATGATATCCGTTTTTAACTATAGTCCTTTTCTATAACAGTGTATACCACACACAGGTAAATGTCATAAAATCTCCTCTTTTCTCCTGCCGGAAAAGCGTTTGGAGTGGTTAACAGGGGTGAAAAAGGGTATAAATAGTATTGTAGTCAGCGTATGAATGAAGACGAACCATAATTGAAAATGAATGTCTGAGGAGGAATTGTGATGAAGAAGATTTACATGACTTTTGGGACGCCTGACTTTTTACATAAGTTTCAGGAGGAAAACCCGAACGAAACAATGATTCAGATGCTGGGAGAAGATACCGCCCTGCTTGTACATGAAACAGAAGGCGAAACACTTTTTAATCAGCCGAGAAAATATGAAGTATTCGATGGATCAGGTCAGCTGACAGAGAATGGCTTTTTTGTATTCAACAATATTCCTGTATCAGATGAAGGCAGACCGGTATTTGAACACCGCTTCAAAAACCGTGCAGGACTAATTGAAGAAGAGCCTGGTTTTATCGCGATCCGCGTATTAAGACCAGTTGATTCAGATACGTATGTAGTCCTTACCCAGTGGGACGACGAACAATCATTCAAAGACTGGCAAACATCGCAGTCATACAATAAAGCACACGCTAAACGCGGCACGTCTGAAGGAATCGACCATCAGAAGTCAATCTTCCCGCGCTCGTCATTTGTGACGAAGTATGTGGGACAGACAGAACATTAATGTGACAGAGAAAGACCACGCTGGCAGTTGAGCGTGGTCTTTCTCTTATTTATGTAAGCGGCAAAGCGGGGACGGAGTTAAATGTGCTGCTTTAAAATCTCTCTAAGAACGAACCACTCACCCCTACTCCCTCAACAGCCCCTTGCGATTCGCATAAATCGCAGCCTGCGTGCGGTCACTCAGCTCAAGTTTACTTAGCACATTACTCACATGTGTTTTCACTGTTTTAATCCCTATGTATAATTCATCTGCAATTTCCTGATTTGTCAGCCCGTCTCCGAGACATTTGAGTACATCCATTTCCCTTTCTGTCAGGTCCTCGTGAAGCACTCTTTCTTTCGTTCTGAATCGGTTCATCAGTTTACTGGCGACCTGCTGCTCAATAACAGACTCACCCCGTGCTGCTTTATACACTGTATCGAGTATCTGGGTAGCAGAGGAGGTTTTCAGTATATAACTGTGCGCCCCTGCTTCAAGTGCGGGAAATACCTGTTCGTCATCGTAATAACTTGTCAGAATAATAATTTTTGTCTCAGGGAGAAATGCCATGATCTCACGTGTTGCATCAATACCTGTTCCACCCTCCATCAGAAGGTCCATTAAAATCACGTGCGGTTTTGTTTTTTCAGCCAGTACTGCCGCTTCTTTCCCGTTCACGGCTTCCCCTACAAATTCGATTCCCGGTTCAGTCAGCAAATAGGATTTGATGCCAAGTCTGACCATTTCATGATCATCAACAATCATGACCTTTACTTTTGTCACCTTACTCTCCCCCTTCCACGATCGGAATTCTGATTTTAATATACGTTCCTTCACCAGCTTTTGAACGCAATTCAAACTGGCCGCCAATTTCCTCACAGCGCTCTTTCATCGTCTGTAAACCGTATGAAGTCCACTTTTTGTCTGTTACGTCAAAACCATCTCCATTGTCACCGACAAAAAGGTAGAAAGATGACCCCTTCACTTCAGTTCTGATTGTAATTTCAGTAGCATTCGCGTGGCGGAGGATATTGGAAACAGCCTCCTGTACAACTCTGAATAAATGTTCATCCGCACTCTCAGGAATCTTTCCCATCTGGTCAAGCTGCACAAAAAATGTAATCGGGGTTTTCTGTTCAAGTTCCGATGCAAGTTTTTCAAGCCCTGTAGAAAGTGATTCCCCTTTTAGATCAACAGGTCTCAGGTGTAAAAGAAGTGCCCTCATTTCACCCTGTGCTTTCTCTGCAATTTCCGCAGCCTGCCTGACAAGCTTTCCTGCTTCATCCTGATTTGTTTCAAGCATGCGTACTGAAGCAGATGACAGCATATTTAACGCAAAAAGCTGTTGACTAACTGAATCATGGAGATCTCTTGCCAACCGCTGGCGTTCTTCAATAACCGCAGCCTGCTGAGCCTGTTTTTCAAGGGATAATCTCTCACTTGAGATCCGCTGCAAGGATTTTGTTTGTTCATTCATGTTAACTGAGAGTTCATTCAATGCATCTTCCAGAACGGAGATATCATCTGTTTCAGTGATCTCCATGGTTTCACCAACTTTCCCTGAAGCAAGTCTTGCAACGAATGCCGTCATTTCATGAATGCGCTGCCGCATAATTTTGCCTGAGCGAATTCCGATATAGATGGACATTGCAAAAAATACGGCTGATGTAATGCCTACAACGACAAGTGAAGCAGCAGTATTCAGAAAAGGAGCTGGAGTAAGAAAAATGTATAATTGCAAAATCGTAAACAGCAGAATCGCACCATACAGGGTGAATCTGAGATATTGCAAAATGAACCAGTGATTAAGACTCGCTACTCTGATCATGGCTCCTCCTAAATCCAATCGATTCTGATTGATCCGACATTTACATTCAATATAATCTTCACCTTTTGTGGTGCTGTTTCAAAGTCTTCAGAACGGAATTGAAGCGTTCTTGCGTGGGTTCCGTCAGTCCGGTCATTAAACAGTACGTTTTCTCCTACTGCTACATTTGAAACAATATGGACGCTCAGCTCCTCAGGGACAGTCATCTTAATATTTCCGACTCTGACAGATACATCTAACATTGTTTCCCCTTCGGAGATATACGCTTTTTTCAGATTAAATACATAGTTACCAACTGACTTATTCAGCTTCATATTTTCAAGTGCCCAGTTTTCTGAAGTGAAATTTTCATTGCCAATACTCATTGCGTGCTTAATTTGTGTTTTTCTTTCACGGGGTCCATCCTGCTGGTTCACTTCTTTTCTGCCGCCCATTCTGGGTTCACCGTAACTGAACTGGATTGAGCTTCTCTTTGCGATCAGTGAGATGGCAAATCCAATGAGTAATAGCGGCCATAACCGCCATATGTCTCCATAGCCGAATGAAATGTCTTTTGAAAAGAATGCTGCGGATAAGAGACCACCATATACAGTAAAGATCAAACCGCTTAAAATTCCTTTTCTTCTTGTAAAAAACTTAATCAGCTGCGCAATCCCGATGATTAATAAAATAACTGGGAGGATCAGTCCTGCAGCTGAGCCTTCAAGTTGTAATAAGCCCAGATTAACCATTAAAAGCAGCAGTCCGAAGACAAGCAGAAAGCTCGCACAGCCCCACTGTTTTTTATGAGCTCCTTCCATATCATCTCAACCTTTCCGTCAGACACTTTTATTTATTTTAAAATATCTGCCTGATTTCATGAAGCATCAGAGGAAGGAGCTTTCCTCAGTCCTCAGACGGAGGCCCGCCTTTTCATTAAATACTCATAAACCACTAGACAAAGAATCGCATACGTATATCCGAGCAGCCACCCGCCAATCACGTCTGTAAAATAATGCGCCTCATCCGGCATTCTGCTGAG contains the following coding sequences:
- the hemE gene encoding uroporphyrinogen decarboxylase, which translates into the protein MSSFNDTFLKAARGEKVTHTPVWYMRQAGRSQPEYRAIKEKYSLFEITLQPELCAYVTRLPVENYGVDAAVLYKDIMTPLPAIGVDVEIKSGIGPVIHNPIKSVQDIEKLGMIEPEEDVPYVLDTIKLLTTEQLNVPLIGFGGAPFTLASYMIEGGPSRNYHKTKAFMYQEPVAWHALMDKLAETTIRYTTAQVKAGAGTIQLFDSWVGTLNVQDYRTYIKPHMEKIFAALKELNIPLIMHGVGAAHLAKDWNDLPLDVVGLDWRLSIEEARAKGVTKTVQGNLDPSLLLCDWDIIEKHVKPILDAGMKHPGHIFNLGHGVFPEVQPDTLKKLTAFVQEYTAR
- the hemH gene encoding ferrochelatase, whose protein sequence is MSKKKMGLLVMAYGTPYSEDDLERYYTHIRRGRKPSEELLEDLRDRYNAIGGISPLARITEEQANALTARLNEAQDDIEFVMYLGLKHIEPFVEDAVDEMKKDGIEEAVSIVLAPHFSSYSVKSYNKRAKDRSEEIGGPSITSIESWYDEPKFIQYWSEKVKETFDGMTDEQREKAVLIVSAHSLPEKILAGGDPYPDQLKETADLIAQQAGVKNYEIGWQSEGNTPDPWIGPDVQDLTKDLHEQHGYTAFVYTPVGFVSDHLEVLYDNDYECKVVTDEIGADYFRPEMPNTQPLFIDAMVDKVMKTLG
- the yhfH gene encoding protein YhfH — translated: MLENVMEFFRNLPPKKCASCGEHMEEQAEAYTTVCNKCAGTQ
- a CDS encoding MBL fold metallo-hydrolase — protein: MQVTVVGFWGGYPAEGEASTGYLIEEDNYKLLLDCGSGVLAQLQRYIAPEELDAMLITHYHADHTADIGVLHHALLIQHFLQNKDFNVKAFGHTEDRQGFEMLAYKEQMSSEPYDPEQSLEIGPFTITFLKTTHPVPCYAVRIESQSGTMVFTADSAYQDSFVPFAKDADLLIAESNFYKGMDASGAGHMTSTEAAEIAHRAGVKTLILSHLPHFGDLNQLLEEAQEIYSGEALLASSGLTITYQGGKSHVIYR
- a CDS encoding response regulator, coding for MIVDDHEMVRLGIKSYLLTEPGIEFVGEAVNGKEAAVLAEKTKPHVILMDLLMEGGTGIDATREIMAFLPETKIIILTSYYDDEQVFPALEAGAHSYILKTSSATQILDTVYKAARGESVIEQQVASKLMNRFRTKERVLHEDLTEREMDVLKCLGDGLTNQEIADELYIGIKTVKTHVSNVLSKLELSDRTQAAIYANRKGLLRE
- a CDS encoding antibiotic biosynthesis monooxygenase family protein, whose product is MKKIYMTFGTPDFLHKFQEENPNETMIQMLGEDTALLVHETEGETLFNQPRKYEVFDGSGQLTENGFFVFNNIPVSDEGRPVFEHRFKNRAGLIEEEPGFIAIRVLRPVDSDTYVVLTQWDDEQSFKDWQTSQSYNKAHAKRGTSEGIDHQKSIFPRSSFVTKYVGQTEH
- the hemY gene encoding protoporphyrinogen oxidase — translated: MTQSKRKIVIVGGGITGLAAAYRAQEKINNEQLDADITIIEANHRLGGKIQTVVKDGFVIERGPDSFLERKKSMGRLIKDVGLDDKLVPNATGQAFILVNDKLHPMPGGAIMGIPTQIRPFLITDLISLTGKLRAAGDFVLPKSNHQQDQSLGTFFRRRLGNEVVENLIEPLLSGIYAGDIDQISLQSTFPQYGKLEQDHKSLIAGMKKTSPAAKRKPGDKKQSMFLTLSSGLESLVVKLETLLSDCEILKGTKVESISRGERYTLTLNSGAEIEADSVIFTVPHFTAGAVFSESGLMNQIEEVPATSVATVAMAFDQGDVEDILDGTGFVVSRNSDYTITACTWTHRKWPHTVPDGKVLLRCYVGRAGDETVVDLSDDQIEKIVIDDLNKIIKVKNTPEFTIVTRWKKAMPQYTVGHRERMADVRAGLEKSYPGVYLAGASYDGIGLPDCIDQGEAAAYKALNYIQQ
- a CDS encoding sensor histidine kinase, encoding MIRVASLNHWFILQYLRFTLYGAILLFTILQLYIFLTPAPFLNTAASLVVVGITSAVFFAMSIYIGIRSGKIMRQRIHEMTAFVARLASGKVGETMEITETDDISVLEDALNELSVNMNEQTKSLQRISSERLSLEKQAQQAAVIEERQRLARDLHDSVSQQLFALNMLSSASVRMLETNQDEAGKLVRQAAEIAEKAQGEMRALLLHLRPVDLKGESLSTGLEKLASELEQKTPITFFVQLDQMGKIPESADEHLFRVVQEAVSNILRHANATEITIRTEVKGSSFYLFVGDNGDGFDVTDKKWTSYGLQTMKERCEEIGGQFELRSKAGEGTYIKIRIPIVEGGE
- the liaF gene encoding cell wall-active antibiotics response protein LiaF — protein: MEGAHKKQWGCASFLLVFGLLLLMVNLGLLQLEGSAAGLILPVILLIIGIAQLIKFFTRRKGILSGLIFTVYGGLLSAAFFSKDISFGYGDIWRLWPLLLIGFAISLIAKRSSIQFSYGEPRMGGRKEVNQQDGPRERKTQIKHAMSIGNENFTSENWALENMKLNKSVGNYVFNLKKAYISEGETMLDVSVRVGNIKMTVPEELSVHIVSNVAVGENVLFNDRTDGTHARTLQFRSEDFETAPQKVKIILNVNVGSIRIDWI